The following proteins come from a genomic window of Pyxidicoccus sp. MSG2:
- a CDS encoding cupredoxin domain-containing protein, translating to MRKQIIAAVMAVGLVAACSKKDAPVEAQAPAAKSHATAQPHAHAAPHGGVVESTSQGHLELVATRAGGYRVYLLDDALAVRPVAGASGTVKVAKGGHPDVKLAPAGDHLEGQGPEHSDDHLTLVVTVVRDGKPEVARFSAHLEEHGHGGTSAAPMQAHDHTPLHGGIVAMSGDTHLEVLSLKSGEVRVWVTDAFRQPVPLAGKKGMVEAAGATASLVPGAAGEFLSGTLPPADGEREVTVRLPMPEDSEYFIGFLLTPVDAAKVPVAKAPADGAVQEVTITVQGGYQPSEVTLKQGVPARLRFVRKDTGGCGDELLIPDFGVRTPLPGLKETVVDFVPDKSGTFAFTCGMQMMKGTLVVR from the coding sequence ATGAGGAAGCAAATCATCGCGGCGGTGATGGCGGTGGGACTGGTGGCCGCGTGCAGCAAGAAGGACGCGCCTGTTGAAGCGCAGGCTCCGGCGGCGAAGTCGCACGCCACCGCGCAGCCGCATGCCCACGCCGCGCCGCATGGTGGAGTCGTGGAGTCCACGTCGCAGGGCCACCTGGAGCTGGTGGCCACCCGCGCGGGCGGCTATCGCGTCTACCTGCTGGATGACGCGCTTGCTGTGCGTCCGGTGGCGGGTGCCAGCGGCACGGTGAAGGTGGCGAAGGGCGGCCATCCGGACGTGAAGCTGGCGCCAGCGGGAGACCATCTGGAAGGGCAGGGGCCGGAGCACTCGGACGACCACCTGACCCTGGTGGTGACGGTGGTACGGGACGGGAAGCCGGAGGTGGCGCGCTTCTCCGCGCACCTGGAGGAGCACGGGCACGGCGGGACTTCCGCCGCGCCGATGCAGGCGCACGACCACACGCCCCTGCACGGCGGCATCGTGGCGATGAGCGGGGACACGCACCTGGAGGTCCTGTCGCTGAAGTCCGGCGAGGTGCGCGTCTGGGTGACGGATGCGTTCCGGCAGCCGGTGCCGCTGGCCGGGAAGAAGGGCATGGTGGAGGCCGCGGGGGCCACCGCGTCGCTGGTCCCCGGAGCGGCGGGAGAGTTCCTCTCGGGCACGCTTCCTCCCGCCGATGGTGAGCGCGAGGTGACGGTGCGCCTGCCCATGCCGGAGGACTCCGAGTACTTCATCGGCTTCCTGCTCACGCCCGTGGACGCGGCGAAGGTGCCCGTCGCGAAGGCTCCGGCGGACGGCGCAGTGCAGGAGGTCACCATCACCGTGCAGGGCGGCTACCAGCCCAGTGAGGTGACGCTGAAGCAGGGCGTGCCGGCGCGGCTGCGCTTCGTGCGCAAGGACACCGGCGGGTGTGGGGACGAATTGCTCATCCCCGACTTCGGCGTGCGCACGCCGCTTCCGGGCCTGAAGGAGACGGTGGTGGACTTCGTGCCGGACAAGTCGGGGACGTTCGCCTTCACCTGCGGCATGCAGATGATGAAGGGCACGCTGGTGGTGCGATGA
- a CDS encoding efflux RND transporter permease subunit — protein MIDRVILLALRHRLFVVLAAVALLLYGGWAVTRLPVDVFPDLNRPTVTVMTEAGGLSPEEVETLVTTPLETAMNGAPGVQRVRSSSGVGLSIVYVEFDWGTDIYLDRQLVSERLQVARERLPRDVTPHLTPVSSIMGEILLLGVQSESGRTSPLELRSLADWTLRQRLLTIPGIAQVTVLGGGVKQFQVRVDPEKLLAFGLTFDEVERAAGLAQGNTTGGFVDKGGREYLVRNLARSASVEDLAGTVVAVRDGVPVRLSQVAEVAVGPAVKRGDGGMNGRSAVILAVQKQPGASTLELTGKVDAALKELRATLPADVRVETLFRQADFIHSAIGNVAEALRDGALLVVLVLFLFLVNLRTTAITLTAIPLSLVITALVMKAFGLSINTLTLGGLAVAIGELVDDAIVDVENVYRRLKENRAKAEPEPSLRVIFKASSEVRGSIVFATLIVVLVFIPLFALGGIEGRLFAPLGVAYIVSILASLLVSLTVTPALCAYLLPKGRLLEHGDGVLVSWLKARARRVLKVALAHPRPVMTGAAVLVLAAAAVVPFLGRSFLPPFNEGTATVTLIAPPGTSLEESNRFGLLAERLIAAVPEVKTVGRRTGRAEQDEHAEGVHYSELDVDFKAGDGRVREVVLGDLRERLAQLPGMSVSVGQPISHRLDHLLSGIRAQVAVKLFGQDLDVLRGKAEEVRAVMAGVPGIVDLQVEQQTLIPQLQVRLKREEAARLGVQPGAMAEQLEKVFNGVVVGQVLEGQRTFDVLVRYDERSRVDAEAFRRALVDTPSGARVPVAAIAEVVESQGPNVIHHDHLQRRIVVMANVSGRDLGSAVEQVRERVAAQVTLPPGAFVTYEGQFESQQSATRLIALLSLLSLAGMFLVLYAHFRSVRLVLQVMLNIPLALVGSVTAVVLTGQPLSVATLVGFITLCGIASRNTIMLISHYLHLVEVEGDHFGRDLVLRGSLERLVPVLMTALTAGLALVPLALASGAPGKEILHPVATVILGGLISSTLLDLLVTPAVFFRFGRPALERYLARKAAARAEEEDPQLPAAVPPGERLASSL, from the coding sequence GTGATTGACCGCGTCATCCTCCTCGCGCTGCGGCATCGCCTGTTCGTCGTGCTGGCGGCGGTGGCGCTGCTGCTCTACGGCGGCTGGGCCGTCACACGCCTGCCGGTGGACGTGTTCCCGGACCTCAACCGTCCCACCGTGACGGTGATGACGGAGGCGGGCGGCCTGTCGCCGGAGGAGGTGGAGACGCTCGTCACCACGCCGCTCGAGACGGCGATGAACGGAGCGCCGGGCGTGCAGCGCGTGCGCTCGTCGTCGGGCGTGGGCCTGTCCATCGTCTACGTGGAGTTCGACTGGGGCACGGACATCTACCTGGACCGGCAGCTCGTGTCGGAGCGGCTCCAGGTGGCACGCGAGCGGCTGCCTCGCGACGTGACGCCGCACCTGACCCCCGTGTCCTCCATCATGGGCGAAATCCTCCTGCTCGGCGTGCAGAGCGAGAGTGGGCGCACATCGCCGCTGGAGCTGCGCTCGCTCGCGGACTGGACGCTCCGCCAGCGGCTGCTGACGATTCCGGGCATCGCCCAGGTGACGGTGCTGGGCGGCGGGGTGAAGCAGTTCCAGGTGCGGGTGGACCCGGAGAAGCTGCTCGCCTTCGGGCTCACCTTCGACGAGGTGGAGCGTGCGGCGGGGCTGGCCCAGGGCAACACCACGGGTGGCTTCGTGGACAAGGGCGGTCGCGAGTACCTCGTCCGAAACCTCGCGCGCAGTGCCTCCGTGGAGGACCTGGCGGGCACGGTGGTGGCGGTGCGGGACGGAGTGCCGGTGCGCCTGTCCCAGGTGGCCGAGGTCGCGGTGGGCCCGGCGGTGAAGCGCGGCGACGGCGGAATGAACGGTCGTTCCGCGGTCATCCTCGCGGTGCAGAAGCAGCCCGGCGCCAGCACGCTGGAGCTGACCGGGAAGGTGGACGCCGCGCTGAAGGAGCTGCGGGCCACGCTTCCCGCGGACGTGAGGGTGGAGACACTCTTCCGACAGGCGGACTTCATCCACTCCGCCATCGGCAACGTGGCGGAGGCACTGCGCGACGGCGCGCTGCTCGTGGTGCTGGTGCTGTTCCTCTTCCTGGTCAACCTGCGCACCACGGCGATTACCCTCACCGCGATTCCGCTGTCCCTCGTCATCACCGCGCTGGTGATGAAGGCCTTCGGCCTGTCCATCAACACGCTGACGCTAGGGGGCCTCGCGGTGGCCATCGGCGAGCTGGTGGATGACGCCATCGTGGATGTGGAGAACGTCTACCGCCGCCTCAAGGAGAACCGCGCGAAGGCCGAGCCCGAGCCCTCGCTGCGCGTCATCTTCAAGGCGTCTTCGGAAGTGCGCGGCTCCATCGTCTTCGCCACGCTCATCGTGGTGCTGGTGTTCATCCCGCTGTTCGCACTCGGAGGTATCGAGGGCCGGCTCTTCGCGCCGCTCGGCGTGGCGTACATCGTGTCCATCCTCGCGTCCCTGCTGGTGTCGCTCACGGTGACGCCCGCGCTGTGCGCGTACCTGTTGCCGAAGGGGCGCCTGCTGGAGCACGGCGACGGCGTGCTGGTGAGCTGGCTGAAGGCACGGGCCCGGCGGGTGCTGAAGGTGGCGCTGGCGCACCCCCGTCCGGTGATGACGGGCGCGGCGGTGCTGGTGCTCGCGGCGGCGGCGGTGGTGCCCTTCCTGGGCCGCTCCTTCCTCCCACCCTTCAACGAGGGCACCGCCACGGTGACGCTGATTGCGCCGCCGGGCACGTCGCTGGAGGAGTCCAACCGCTTCGGGCTGCTGGCCGAGCGCCTCATCGCCGCCGTCCCCGAGGTGAAGACGGTGGGCCGGCGCACCGGCCGCGCCGAGCAGGACGAGCACGCGGAGGGCGTCCACTACTCGGAGCTGGACGTGGACTTCAAGGCGGGGGACGGGCGCGTGCGGGAGGTGGTGCTCGGGGACCTCCGCGAGCGGCTCGCGCAGCTTCCGGGCATGTCCGTCTCAGTGGGGCAGCCCATTTCGCACCGGCTGGACCACCTGTTGTCGGGCATTCGCGCGCAGGTGGCGGTGAAGCTCTTCGGGCAGGACCTGGACGTGCTGCGCGGCAAGGCGGAGGAGGTCCGCGCCGTCATGGCGGGTGTGCCCGGAATCGTCGACCTCCAGGTGGAGCAGCAGACGTTGATTCCGCAGCTCCAGGTGCGGCTGAAGCGCGAGGAGGCGGCGCGCCTGGGCGTGCAGCCCGGCGCCATGGCGGAGCAACTGGAGAAGGTCTTCAACGGCGTGGTGGTGGGGCAGGTGCTGGAGGGACAGCGCACCTTCGACGTGCTGGTGCGGTACGACGAGCGCTCTCGCGTGGACGCGGAGGCGTTCCGTCGGGCGCTGGTGGACACGCCCTCGGGGGCGCGGGTGCCGGTGGCGGCCATCGCGGAGGTGGTGGAGTCCCAGGGGCCCAACGTCATCCACCATGACCACCTGCAGCGGCGCATCGTGGTGATGGCGAACGTGTCGGGGAGAGATTTGGGCAGCGCAGTGGAGCAGGTCCGCGAGCGGGTGGCCGCGCAGGTGACGCTGCCTCCCGGGGCCTTCGTCACGTACGAGGGCCAGTTCGAGAGCCAGCAGTCCGCGACGCGCCTCATCGCCCTGCTGTCGCTCCTGTCGCTGGCGGGCATGTTCCTGGTGCTGTACGCGCACTTCCGCTCGGTGCGGCTGGTGCTCCAGGTGATGCTCAACATCCCGTTGGCGCTGGTGGGCAGCGTGACGGCGGTGGTGCTCACCGGGCAGCCGCTGTCCGTGGCCACGCTGGTCGGCTTCATCACCCTGTGTGGCATCGCCAGTCGCAACACCATCATGCTCATCTCGCACTACCTGCACCTCGTCGAGGTGGAGGGCGACCACTTCGGCCGGGACCTGGTGCTGCGCGGCTCGCTGGAGCGGCTGGTGCCGGTGCTGATGACGGCGCTGACGGCGGGGCTGGCGCTGGTGCCACTGGCGCTCGCGTCGGGTGCGCCGGGCAAGGAGATATTGCACCCGGTGGCGACGGTCATCCTCGGGGGGCTCATCAGCTCCACCCTGTTGGACCTGCTCGTCACGCCGGCCGTGTTCTTCCGCTTCGGGCGCCCGGCCCTGGAGCGCTACCTGGCGCGCAAGGCGGCGGCGCGCGCCGAAGAAGAAGACCCCCAGCTCCCGGCGGCAGTGCCGCCAGGGGAGCGGCTCGCGAGCTCGCTGTGA
- a CDS encoding efflux RND transporter periplasmic adaptor subunit → MTLSVVLSVMCLGLLASPRAGAHEGHVQAQSAQQQPSIVPGGVGFTVPKETQFLLEVRTQRAAVRPLESRLVAPGKVVPRTDRYAQVSAPVSGRVLASGASVPLVGQRVKRGEVLALVQQSLSTSEATGLSTGYIQAEAEVSRAQAALEQARRDLARLESLQGVVAEKEVQQARLTVSTAEQEFGRAKDSRDVLSGARQGQGTARFPLVAPIDGVLVEARATVGEQVDPARPLFAVLDASVVWVEARVYEGDVARVEGASGALVDTPAYEGQHFAARLYNVGQLVDESTRSVRVLFEVDNREGRLRPGMFVDVAIGEGGRRDALAVPLSAVVEEEGRAFVFIHTSPEAFELRPVVLGGRDGEWREVRQGLKAGERVVVGGVAALRMARGGGR, encoded by the coding sequence ATGACGCTGTCCGTGGTCCTGTCCGTCATGTGTCTGGGTCTCCTCGCGAGCCCCCGGGCCGGCGCGCACGAGGGCCACGTCCAGGCGCAGTCCGCCCAGCAACAACCGTCCATCGTCCCCGGCGGCGTGGGCTTCACCGTGCCCAAGGAGACCCAATTCCTCCTCGAGGTGCGCACGCAGCGCGCGGCGGTGCGTCCCCTGGAGTCTCGGCTGGTGGCACCCGGCAAGGTGGTGCCGCGCACGGACCGCTACGCGCAGGTCTCCGCGCCGGTGTCGGGCCGCGTGTTGGCCTCGGGCGCTTCGGTGCCGCTGGTGGGCCAGCGCGTGAAGCGCGGCGAGGTGCTGGCGCTGGTGCAGCAGAGTCTCTCCACCTCGGAAGCCACGGGCCTGTCGACGGGCTACATCCAGGCCGAGGCGGAGGTGTCCCGCGCGCAGGCCGCGCTGGAGCAGGCCCGCAGAGACCTCGCGCGCCTGGAGTCCCTGCAAGGCGTGGTGGCGGAGAAGGAAGTCCAGCAGGCACGACTCACCGTGAGCACGGCGGAGCAGGAGTTCGGCCGGGCGAAGGACTCGCGAGACGTGCTGTCCGGCGCGCGCCAGGGGCAGGGCACGGCGCGCTTCCCGCTGGTGGCGCCCATCGACGGCGTGCTGGTGGAGGCGCGCGCCACCGTGGGCGAGCAGGTGGACCCGGCACGCCCGCTGTTCGCGGTGCTCGACGCCTCCGTCGTCTGGGTGGAAGCACGCGTCTACGAGGGCGACGTGGCGCGGGTGGAGGGTGCCTCGGGAGCGCTGGTGGACACGCCCGCGTACGAGGGCCAGCACTTCGCCGCACGGCTCTACAACGTGGGACAACTTGTGGACGAGTCCACGCGCAGCGTCCGCGTCCTCTTCGAAGTGGACAACCGCGAAGGCCGCCTGCGCCCGGGCATGTTCGTGGACGTGGCCATCGGCGAGGGCGGACGGAGGGACGCGCTGGCGGTGCCCCTGTCCGCGGTGGTGGAGGAGGAGGGCCGTGCCTTCGTCTTCATCCACACCTCGCCCGAGGCCTTCGAGCTGCGTCCGGTGGTGCTCGGTGGGCGCGACGGCGAGTGGCGCGAGGTGCGCCAGGGCCTGAAGGCGGGCGAGCGGGTGGTGGTGGGCGGCGTGGCGGCGCTGCGCATGGCGAGGGGAGGCGGCAGGTGA
- a CDS encoding TolC family protein codes for MFAVSAALSLMLAAAPTEVWSLERVVAEAVERAPEVAAARAEESAAEGARSADGRWLQDNPQLDVGFASDALTDDQGEQRVELMLSQTVEVAGQRGLRVARAEAAVDAVRARRRAVVLEAAAEAVSAAAELERREARARLAEEALELARTLEEATARRFAAGDVPELDRNGAALERARAEARAAMARAESAGARAALNRRLGRPAGAPLSVSVLAEAGAEAGPVTDEKARGDAGVANVTSPAAPMGIQDRPQLRATRASLPSPLLNERPELQAARAEEAAAKAEVELLRRERFPDPTLGLGYERERRVESHGALTDLHTEHLLVARLSLPLPLWERNQRELAEASARRSAREAERVARERQVDAESTVARSTFEAARAAYTALEAARPAVERNLELMRRAYEAGELSLDALLLARDRAFAAKAETVEAAAELARARTALLRAEGRLPTGGVPR; via the coding sequence ATGTTCGCTGTCTCCGCAGCGCTGTCCCTCATGCTGGCCGCCGCTCCCACGGAAGTCTGGTCGCTGGAGCGCGTGGTCGCGGAGGCCGTGGAGCGCGCGCCGGAGGTGGCGGCGGCCCGGGCGGAGGAGTCGGCCGCCGAGGGAGCGCGATCAGCGGACGGACGGTGGCTCCAGGACAATCCCCAGCTGGACGTGGGCTTCGCGAGCGACGCGCTCACGGACGACCAGGGCGAGCAGCGCGTGGAGCTGATGCTGAGTCAGACGGTGGAAGTGGCGGGACAGCGGGGACTGCGCGTGGCCCGGGCGGAAGCCGCGGTGGACGCTGTCCGGGCGCGAAGGCGCGCGGTGGTGCTGGAGGCCGCGGCGGAAGCGGTGAGCGCGGCGGCGGAACTGGAGCGGCGCGAGGCGCGGGCAAGGCTCGCGGAGGAGGCGCTGGAGCTGGCCCGGACGCTGGAGGAGGCGACTGCGCGCCGCTTCGCGGCCGGAGACGTACCGGAATTGGACCGCAATGGCGCGGCGCTGGAGCGGGCTCGCGCGGAGGCCCGGGCGGCGATGGCTCGAGCGGAGTCGGCGGGCGCGCGCGCGGCGCTGAATCGGAGGCTGGGGCGCCCGGCCGGGGCTCCGCTGAGCGTGTCGGTGCTGGCGGAGGCCGGGGCCGAAGCGGGACCGGTGACGGATGAGAAGGCACGTGGAGATGCTGGGGTTGCGAACGTGACGTCGCCAGCGGCGCCGATGGGGATACAGGACCGGCCGCAGCTGCGCGCCACGCGGGCATCACTGCCATCGCCTCTGCTGAACGAGCGGCCCGAACTTCAGGCGGCACGCGCCGAGGAAGCCGCGGCGAAGGCGGAGGTGGAGCTGCTGCGGCGAGAGCGATTTCCGGACCCGACGCTGGGCCTGGGCTACGAGCGCGAGCGGCGCGTCGAGTCGCACGGCGCCCTCACGGACCTGCACACCGAGCACCTGCTGGTCGCGCGCCTGTCCCTGCCGCTGCCGCTGTGGGAGCGGAACCAGCGCGAGCTGGCGGAGGCGAGCGCGAGGCGCTCGGCGCGTGAAGCGGAGCGGGTGGCCCGCGAGCGACAGGTGGACGCTGAGTCGACCGTGGCGCGAAGCACGTTCGAAGCCGCGAGAGCCGCATACACCGCACTGGAAGCGGCCCGGCCCGCCGTGGAGCGCAACCTGGAGCTGATGCGCCGTGCCTACGAGGCGGGAGAGCTGAGCCTGGACGCACTGTTGCTGGCGAGGGACAGGGCCTTCGCCGCGAAGGCCGAGACGGTGGAAGCGGCGGCGGAATTGGCCCGGGCACGCACCGCCCTGCTGCGCGCGGAAGGTCGGCTGCCCACGGGAGGGGTGCCGCGATGA
- a CDS encoding serine/threonine-protein kinase — MAPGNLDLARLRPGTRVGPWRVLERRGRGVYGAVYRATRADGHPRFVALKLALRPRDERFTREAELLSRIHHPNVPRFFGHGEWQDPAGTVYPYLAMEWVDGVPLYVWAMEQRPTSRQVLSCLASLARALEATHAAGGVHRDVKGDNVVVRDGDGQAFLTDFGSGHYIGAATITWPPFPPGTPAYRAPEAWRSVLRPGPDPGVPYAPGPADDVFALGVTAWRLVTGEYSRALGLAGEGARLWRPEGMSHLAARALNGRCCGELDALVSRMLSVHPEARGSAGELAEAMEDAAREAGPTADVPLFDPEEARPAKVSASSWRFSSRERIGSRRHWRIAASAAVAVVAVGITWLLSTRHGAVPTEATVAIRLEARDAGTVAVGDSALTAPSSSAAPPSAWAAIALDVPPKPFPGQQQTDSKGRCPSQGQVPFQGRCWLKLALDQKRCDENGYLYKDGECYAPVFRTARPATSNPTVK, encoded by the coding sequence ATGGCGCCTGGCAACCTGGACCTGGCACGGCTTCGCCCGGGCACACGCGTGGGGCCGTGGCGCGTGCTGGAACGGCGAGGACGCGGCGTCTATGGCGCTGTCTATCGCGCCACCAGGGCGGACGGGCACCCCAGGTTCGTGGCGCTCAAGCTGGCCCTGCGTCCTCGGGATGAACGCTTCACACGAGAAGCGGAGCTGCTCTCACGCATCCATCATCCCAACGTCCCTCGCTTCTTCGGCCACGGGGAATGGCAGGACCCGGCTGGCACTGTCTACCCGTACCTCGCCATGGAGTGGGTGGACGGCGTACCTCTCTATGTCTGGGCGATGGAGCAACGGCCCACCTCCCGGCAGGTGCTCTCGTGCCTCGCCAGTCTCGCGCGGGCGCTGGAGGCCACGCATGCCGCGGGCGGCGTCCACCGCGATGTGAAGGGCGACAACGTTGTCGTGAGGGATGGAGATGGCCAGGCCTTCCTGACCGACTTCGGCTCCGGCCACTACATTGGCGCCGCGACCATCACCTGGCCGCCATTTCCTCCAGGGACGCCGGCCTACCGTGCGCCGGAGGCGTGGCGCTCCGTACTGCGTCCCGGTCCCGACCCGGGCGTGCCCTATGCGCCCGGGCCGGCAGATGACGTCTTCGCGCTGGGCGTCACCGCCTGGCGGTTGGTGACCGGGGAGTACTCTCGCGCGCTGGGACTGGCGGGTGAGGGAGCTCGCCTGTGGCGGCCGGAAGGCATGAGCCACCTCGCTGCGCGAGCCCTCAATGGGCGCTGCTGCGGGGAGTTGGATGCCCTTGTTTCCCGGATGCTCTCCGTGCACCCGGAGGCGCGCGGCAGCGCAGGTGAGCTGGCCGAAGCGATGGAGGACGCCGCGCGTGAAGCCGGGCCGACGGCGGACGTGCCTCTCTTCGACCCGGAAGAAGCCCGGCCCGCCAAGGTGAGCGCATCCTCGTGGCGCTTTTCGTCGCGGGAGCGAATCGGGAGCAGGAGGCACTGGCGCATCGCAGCCTCCGCCGCGGTAGCCGTGGTGGCAGTGGGAATCACGTGGTTGCTGAGCACGCGGCACGGAGCCGTCCCCACGGAGGCGACAGTCGCCATACGACTGGAGGCAAGGGACGCCGGCACGGTGGCCGTCGGGGACTCCGCCCTGACGGCGCCTTCGTCCTCCGCCGCGCCACCTTCCGCGTGGGCGGCCATCGCCCTGGACGTTCCCCCCAAGCCCTTTCCGGGACAGCAGCAGACGGATTCCAAAGGCCGCTGTCCAAGCCAGGGGCAGGTTCCCTTCCAGGGGCGCTGCTGGCTGAAGCTGGCCCTGGACCAGAAGCGCTGTGACGAGAACGGCTACCTGTACAAGGACGGGGAGTGCTACGCGCCGGTGTTCCGGACCGCTCGTCCTGCCACGTCGAACCCCACGGTGAAGTGA
- a CDS encoding DUF4397 domain-containing protein codes for MLRSFWRSRVLVAALAASMSTLSAGCGEGDDKDPNDRPDTKTARLRVIHGSPDAPAVDIYAEGQATPLFTNVKYGDTTSYASVPAGTYNVQVRAAGAAASSAPAYSTGPLTLGANATVSALASGLLGSTNTQQAFRVLPLAEGFGAPADGRARVRIVHAGADAPTVALDVGNDGSSEVTGLQRFQDTGAAGVDLPAGQSFQVGVLAGGTKVTAFTLPALPSRGEVFVIATGQLSAKPGATNGFGLLAAGVGFIRQNPVVYALHASPDAPPVDIFAGTTELVDNLTFGQLSKPIQVPPGTYTLDVFANAHGASRPAGHPAGSDSTPALEAGGRYLVVAAGFLSPGAGDPATSTFELLAFADSFAQDNDSMRLRVVHASPDAPEVDVAPLENGLVPTHAAFNDVTFRQASSPEGLELPAVQARVGVAAASASDRTPVARFDLDTGLFIGRGVFAVAAGALSPTHGENEASFRLVAVDTSASPWVAVTLLPVVH; via the coding sequence ATGCTGAGGAGCTTCTGGAGGAGCCGCGTCCTGGTGGCGGCGCTGGCCGCTTCGATGTCCACGCTGTCCGCGGGCTGCGGCGAAGGCGATGACAAGGACCCGAACGACCGGCCGGACACCAAGACCGCGAGGCTGCGCGTCATCCACGGGTCGCCCGACGCCCCGGCGGTGGACATCTATGCCGAGGGCCAGGCGACGCCGCTGTTCACCAACGTGAAGTACGGCGACACGACGAGCTACGCCTCCGTGCCCGCGGGCACGTACAACGTGCAGGTGCGCGCGGCCGGCGCGGCGGCGAGCTCGGCGCCCGCGTACTCCACCGGCCCGCTGACGCTGGGTGCCAACGCCACCGTGAGCGCGCTGGCCTCGGGCCTGCTCGGCTCCACCAACACCCAGCAGGCCTTCCGCGTGCTGCCGCTGGCGGAGGGCTTCGGCGCTCCGGCGGACGGACGGGCGCGCGTGCGCATCGTCCACGCGGGCGCGGACGCGCCCACCGTGGCGCTGGACGTGGGCAATGACGGCTCCTCCGAGGTGACGGGCCTGCAGCGCTTCCAGGACACCGGCGCCGCCGGGGTGGACCTGCCCGCGGGCCAGTCCTTCCAGGTGGGCGTGCTCGCGGGAGGCACCAAGGTGACGGCCTTCACCCTCCCCGCCCTGCCGTCTCGCGGCGAGGTGTTCGTCATCGCCACCGGGCAGCTCTCCGCGAAGCCTGGCGCCACCAACGGCTTCGGCCTGCTCGCGGCCGGGGTGGGCTTCATCCGGCAGAACCCCGTCGTCTACGCGCTGCACGCCTCGCCGGACGCGCCCCCCGTGGACATCTTCGCGGGCACCACCGAGCTGGTGGACAACCTGACCTTCGGCCAGCTCTCCAAGCCCATCCAGGTGCCGCCGGGCACGTACACCCTGGACGTCTTCGCGAATGCGCACGGCGCCTCGCGCCCGGCGGGCCATCCCGCCGGCTCCGACAGCACGCCCGCGCTGGAGGCCGGAGGCCGCTATCTCGTGGTGGCCGCGGGCTTCCTGTCGCCCGGCGCGGGGGACCCGGCGACGTCCACCTTCGAGCTGCTCGCCTTCGCCGACAGCTTCGCCCAGGACAACGACAGCATGAGGCTGCGCGTGGTGCACGCCTCGCCGGACGCGCCCGAGGTGGACGTGGCGCCGCTGGAGAACGGGCTCGTCCCGACGCATGCGGCCTTCAACGACGTGACCTTCCGGCAGGCCTCCTCGCCCGAGGGCCTGGAGCTGCCGGCGGTCCAGGCCCGGGTGGGCGTGGCCGCCGCCTCCGCGAGCGACCGCACACCGGTGGCACGCTTCGACCTCGACACCGGGCTCTTCATCGGCAGGGGCGTCTTCGCGGTGGCCGCGGGAGCGCTGTCGCCCACGCACGGGGAGAACGAGGCGTCCTTCCGGCTGGTGGCGGTGGACACCAGCGCCTCGCCCTGGGTGGCCGTCACCCTGCTGCCCGTCGTGCATTAG